In the Nocardia asteroides genome, CCGCGCTGAGCACGGAGAACCCCTCGACCCGGCTGCAGGCCGCGCTCACCGCGGGCACCCACCCGGCCCCCGCGCTGCTCGGCCCGCTGCTCGCGCGCTGCGCGGTCGAGCCGGACTTCTACGTCCGCGACATGCTCACCTGGGCGCTCACCCGGCTCCCGGCGGCGAGAACGGTGCCCGCGCTGCTCGCCGAACTCGAGTCCGGCCCCGCGCAGGCCCGCAGCCAGGCGCTGCACACGCTCTCCAAGATCGGTGACCCGGCCACCTGGTCCGCGATCACCCCTGAGCTGCTGCGCGATCCCGACGACGAGGTCGCCCGCAGCGCGTGGCGGGCCGCGGTGGCCCTGGTGCCGGACGCCGAGCGGAAAGCCCTCGCCGCCGAGCTGGCCGGGCAGTTCGCCCGCGGCGGCCGCGACGTGCAACGCAGCCTGAGCCGGGCACTGGCCGCGCTCGGCGACCTGATCGAGCCGCTCCTGGACACCGCGAAAACCAGCCCCGACCCGGCCGTGCGCGCGCACGCCCTGGTCACCGAGCAGCTGCTGCGCGACCCGGACGCCGCCTTCGACATCGAGGCGGCCAAGCGGATCGCCGCGCTGGACGGCGCCCCGTGCTGATCGGTGAGGTGGCGCGGCGTTCGGGGGTCAGCACCCGGATGCTGCGCCACTACGACGCGCTCGGGCTGGTCCGCCCCACCGGGCGCACCGTCGGCGGCTACCGCGAGTACGCCGAGGCCGACATCCGGCGCATCTTCCACGTGGAGAGCCTGCGCACGCTCGGCCTCTCGCTGCGCGAGGTCGCCCGCGCGCTGGAGGATCCGGCGTTCGCGCCGCGGACCCTGGTCGCGGAGCTCATCCGGCGGACCGAGGAGCGGCTGGAGCGGGAGCGGGAACTGCTGGAGCGGTTGCGCGCGGTCGAGGGCGCGGAGCCGGCGGGCTGGCGTGACGTGCTGCGCATCGTCGAGCTGGTCCGCGACCTCGGCTCCGCCGACCCGCCGCGCCGCCTGCGGACCGTGCTCAATCCCGCCGCGAACGAGCCGGTCCCCACCGACCTGCTCACCGCGGCGGTGCTCGCCGAGTCGGAGCCGAACATGGCGGGGGCGCTGCGCTGGGCGCTGGCCAGGGCCGGGACCGACGGGCTGGCCGGGCTCGCACCGGGATTGCGGTCGTCCGATCCCGAGGTCCGTCGCCGGGCCGTGCTTGCGGTCGCCGAAATCCCCGGCGATGCCGCCACCGAGCTGCTCACCGCCGCGCTCGCCGACCCGGACCCGGCGGTTCGCGGCCCGGCCGCGCTGGCCGCGGGCGCTCGCGGGGTGACCGGCGCCGAACCCGCCCTCATCGACATGGTCGTCACCGGCACCAACGACGTGGACGCGGGCGAGGTGCTCGGCGCCCTCTCCCGAGACCCGGCCGCCGCGGAGCGCATCCTGAACGCGCTGACCGCCGCACTGACCGCCACGCCCGAAGCCGACGCGAGCGTCCGCCTCCGGCTGATCCAGGCGCTGGTCGAGCTGCCCGGCACCGGCGCCCTGGCGATCCTG is a window encoding:
- a CDS encoding HEAT repeat domain-containing protein, translating into MNPKPERSVDPRLLAALSTENPSTRLQAALTAGTHPAPALLGPLLARCAVEPDFYVRDMLTWALTRLPAARTVPALLAELESGPAQARSQALHTLSKIGDPATWSAITPELLRDPDDEVARSAWRAAVALVPDAERKALAAELAGQFARGGRDVQRSLSRALAALGDLIEPLLDTAKTSPDPAVRAHALVTEQLLRDPDAAFDIEAAKRIAALDGAPC
- a CDS encoding MerR family transcriptional regulator, coding for MLIGEVARRSGVSTRMLRHYDALGLVRPTGRTVGGYREYAEADIRRIFHVESLRTLGLSLREVARALEDPAFAPRTLVAELIRRTEERLERERELLERLRAVEGAEPAGWRDVLRIVELVRDLGSADPPRRLRTVLNPAANEPVPTDLLTAAVLAESEPNMAGALRWALARAGTDGLAGLAPGLRSSDPEVRRRAVLAVAEIPGDAATELLTAALADPDPAVRGPAALAAGARGVTGAEPALIDMVVTGTNDVDAGEVLGALSRDPAAAERILNALTAALTATPEADASVRLRLIQALVELPGTGALAILRPLRADADPAIALVATALADLVAARSSG